The proteins below come from a single Bacteroidota bacterium genomic window:
- a CDS encoding N-6 DNA methylase: MSAGRNINTLSQSWGTPYKYVKAVKEVLGGHIDLDPCSNEYSVVKAKVEYTLPKHDGLKESWNYPTIYVNPPYGIDKGRGTTIKSWLARCAHAYEEYNSEVLALVPIAANTAHWKKYVFTKARAICFLYDTRLRFLENGQDGGKGAPMACAMVYWGNNYDRFYEVFIEHGAVVDISNLIGEQIGTDRQTLKLFTNTRKNNYAQRGLTASGQTVRKN, from the coding sequence ATGAGTGCTGGAAGAAACATAAATACTTTAAGTCAAAGTTGGGGAACGCCATACAAATATGTAAAGGCAGTCAAAGAGGTATTGGGCGGACACATTGATTTAGACCCATGCTCTAATGAATATTCGGTTGTAAAAGCGAAAGTAGAATACACTTTGCCAAAGCATGACGGACTAAAAGAGAGTTGGAACTATCCGACAATCTATGTTAATCCACCATATGGAATTGACAAAGGAAGAGGAACAACAATTAAAAGTTGGCTTGCACGATGCGCTCATGCTTACGAAGAATATAATTCAGAAGTATTAGCTCTTGTTCCTATTGCAGCAAACACAGCACATTGGAAAAAATATGTTTTCACTAAGGCACGAGCAATTTGTTTTCTTTACGACACACGACTTCGTTTTCTTGAAAACGGACAAGACGGTGGGAAAGGTGCTCCAATGGCTTGTGCAATGGTTTATTGGGGAAACAACTACGACAGATTTTATGAAGTGTTCATTGAGCATGGTGCTGTCGTTGACATATCAAATTTAATCGGTGAACAAATTGGGACAGACCGACAGACACTTAAACTTTTCACCAACACAAGAAAAAACAACTACGCCCAACGAGGGCTTACTGCAAGCGGGCAGACAGTGCGAAAAAACTAA